The Triticum aestivum cultivar Chinese Spring chromosome 7B, IWGSC CS RefSeq v2.1, whole genome shotgun sequence genome window below encodes:
- the LOC123162145 gene encoding putative 12-oxophytodienoate reductase 3, with the protein MKPIPLMTPYTMGEFDLSHRVVLAPLTRQRAYGGVPQPHAALYYSQRASPGGLLISEATRVSPPASRQEEPESSFGDVPGIWTPEQVGAWAPVVDAVHAKGAVFFCQLWHVAGDAARQREQQVSPQMSFDGRRKELTSPRRVAQGEAPRVVDGFRRAARNAVDAGFDGVEILGANGYFVDGDGMENRCRFALDVVDAVVREIGGQRVGVRLDQFSAEPDEHALALDVVSRLNDHGVLYCHMIEPRVDGRRRVSRRLLPFREAFGGTFIASGGYGREEGDAAVGEGYTDLVAYERLFLANPDLPRRFELGAPLNDCVSATFHGAGAAADPAVGYTDYPFLD; encoded by the exons ATGAAGCCCATCCCTCTGATGACGCCGTACACGATGGGCGAGTTCGACCTGTCGCACAGGGTCGTGCTGGCGCCGCTCACGCGGCAGCGCGCCTACGGCGGCGTGCCGCAGCCGCACGCCGCCCTGTACTACTCCCAGCGCGCCTCCCCCGGCGGCCTCCTCATCTCCGAGGCCACGCGGGTTTCCCCGCCGGCCTCGCGGCAGGAGGAGCCGGAGTCGTCCTTCGGGGACGTCCCCGGGATCTGGACGCCGGAGCAGGTCGGGGCCTGGGCGCCCGTGGTGGACGCCGTGCACGCCAAGGGCGCCGTCTTCTTCTGCCAGCTCTGGCACGTCGCCGGCGATGCTGCCCGGCAAAGGGAGCAGCAGGTGAGCCCACAGATGAGCTTCGACGGCCGCCGCAAGGAGCTGACGTCCCCGAGGAGGGTGGCGCAGGGGGAGGCTCCCCGCGTCGTCGATGGGTTCAGACGCGCCGCCCGGAACGCCGTCGACGCCG GCTTCGACGGCGTCGAGATCCTCGGCGCCAACGGCTACTTCGTCGACGGCGATGGCATGGAGAACCGGTGCCGGTTCGCGCTGGATGTGGTCGACGCTGTGGTGCGGGAGATCGGCGGCCAACGCGTGGGCGTGCGGCTGGACCAGTTCAGCGCCGAGCCCGACGAGCACGCGCTGGCGCTCGACGTCGTGAGCCGGCTCAACGACCACGGCGTGCTCTACTGCCACATGATCGAGCCGAGGGTGGACGGACGGCGGCGCGTGTCCCGGCGGCTGCTGCCGTTCAGGGAGGCGTTCGGCGGCACGTTCATCGCCAGCGGCGGGTACGGGCGGGAGGAGGGCGACGCTGCCGTCGGCGAGGGGTACACCGACCTGGTGGCGTACGAGCGACTGTTCCTGGCGAACCCGGACCTGCCGAGGAGGTTCGAGCTCGGCGCGCCGCTCAACGACTGCGTCAGCGCCACCTTCCACGGCGCCGGCGCCGCAGCCGACCCCGCCGTCGGGTACACCGACTACCCGTTTCTCGACTGA